In Lolium perenne isolate Kyuss_39 chromosome 5, Kyuss_2.0, whole genome shotgun sequence, the sequence AAACCATGGTACATATACAATTTCAGAAATTGGCCATTTCAATTTATCTCCTATCTAAATTACTGATGAAACATATATTGTCAGGTTGTGTTTAAGAATGAATGGCCACGCTGATTCTGCTggtgacataattattcttggaATTATCCCACATGAGTTCCTATTTTGTTATGATTGCCTTCCATAGATAGGTCTACCTATTCCACCATATCAATCAATAAATACTTGATTTCCCAAATCATTATTGATTGATTCCATTATTGAATCAAATGCATTTAGCTCTTCGGAGTTAAGATGACCAATGATCCTCTAGTGCTCTTATTTTTTTTCCTCTTTGTTGTATCTCGGCTCTTCATTAAGCAATCTGTTTCCAAATACCTTTATCTCTGAAGAATTGGGAAGTTCTATTCCTTCTGTGAAGCTATGAGGCAACCTTTCATTAAGTGTTTTTCCAGCTTGTCTCATGACCTTCTCTATTTCTTCTGTGAAGATATGAGGCAAAGTCAGGAGAGTTCAAGAGTTTTCTCTGTTTGTACTCCATGTTACTTCCCAGCATGATTCCCACAATAGTTGGCATAGGATGGTTTTGAGAAGTTATCTTAGATTGTTTACAGTCGCCCAAATTCATGCCTCATTGATGGAGTCAAGCCACTCTTTTTCGTCATCAAGAAATCCTAGTGCTTCACAAGCTGCTTTGTATGAGGTGTAGACAATTCCATTTAGAGTTCTTATGTCTTCAAAAGATGTGCATCCTCTGACAACGTTAAGTAACATACACATGTAACATTATTCGTGTCTTGTTGGATGGGCCTAATATATCCTTCAAACTGATATTCCTTTCTTTCTTTTGGTCCAGTGTGTCTGTATGGCTTCTTCACACATCCTTTTTTTCCTCTTCATCCACTGTAAATTTAGTGATTCCTACTCTTTCTTTCCAACGATCTTTGTTAAATATGTAGAATCCGAGAAAATGACTTATTACTCACTCTGTAGGTGGAAAGGCAGCCTTTCAATTCAGGGATCTCGGACGTGCATCTCGAACTGGAATATTCTCCATCATGTGTCGTTTCCAGATGTACGTGCATTCGAGGTAATCTTGATCTCATCATTTTATATTAGTGTTGTCGCCTGGTCATCGCCGCTATTTATGTATTTAAAAAGGTATTTATCTATAGTGATCTGATTCTGCTGCACACCTCCACATTTATGTTTGCTTCATACTTTACCAGTAGATTTCCATTGTATGGGCCTCGGTGTAGATGTGTGTGTTAGACTTAGACCGTCTGACCAGTTCCTTCATGTCTTTGCACTCTGTCTCGTGGTTGCAGAAACGTTGGAATCGTCACCGGCTGGCTGCAGTTCAGGTCGATCCTTAGCTCGGCGCCTCCTCCTTCTTGAACGCCTTCTCCACCGTGCTTCATACTTTACCAGTAGATTTTCATTGTATGGGACATTATTGTGTCTTATCCTATTTGCTTCATACTTTACCAATGGAGTACCATGGTACTGCATATCAAGCTTTTTTACGTGTTCTATTAATTAAAGAATAAAATAACATTTTTGTGTGCAAGGTACAACTATACTTACGGAGACATAGATGATTCGATTGAATCGATCACGCATCTGCCGATGCTGCAAGTTGCTGCTGATGCTGATGCTGGAGTACATGATGACGACCATCAGTGTCTTTGCCCATGGCCTCGGTGCAGATGTATGTGTTAAACCATCTGACCAGCTCCTTCATGTCTTTGCACTCTGTCTTGTGGTCCCAGAAACGTTTGCATCTTCACCGGCTGGTTGCAGTTCAGGTCGATCCTTGGCTCGGCGCCTCCTCCTTCTTGAACGCCTTCTCCACGGTCAGCCCCTCCCTGCATTATCTGATTAAACGGGGATATGATGAAACCTTCATAGATTGCAATACTATACCAATCTGTCGTGTCCATCAGGACCAGCTATCTTCCCTTGAGCACTATTGGATAGCTTTCCCATTAGTTTCTGTGTTGATTTCTATGTGTATGAAGCAAAACTTTCGGTGTCAGTCCAGCTGTGCTTCCACAAAACTGGGAGACAATCATATGATCGAGAGACATACCTGCACCTAGATCATGTGTGTGTCAGTGCTTGTGCGCTCTTCTCCTTACATATATCACACGTTGAGGGCTTTGCATGATGCATACATCGGGATGTATGTGCCAGATGAGAATTTCTATGCTGGCAAATCGGCATCTCATATCAATCGGATGTCTCGACGTTGGCCGTGTGCCCACGGGGAAGTGGCCCTTGCCCAAGCTTTCATGGCCCTGGGTAGCTGGCTGACGATGGGGCAGTGAATCACTTCTTCAGATCCCAGACGATATGATCGACAACTGACCTAGGGATCCATGGCTACGTTTTTTTATGGTATCCATGGCTACGTTGAAAAGAGGGGCTGCTGGACTTTTTAATGTTTGACGAAACGTTTTTTACAGGGAAAGATTAAAAGGCTTACTTTATGTATGGCAAAGGTGGGTAATTTTATGGAACTTTATTATCCGAATTTCTATTATCAAGATCGGTTGGTTGTGGTTTATTGACCTATCTAATTAGACGGCCAGATGTTTCTGATTATTGTGGAATTTTCTAGTTTATTCTCTTTTTTCTGGTGATCCCTTAatgtacttttaatatataatagatgcatgctaaactcataactcagatattcacctccgcgatcagatcgtagaaatttaatcttcttgttacgttgattttctacgtcactttggaattccttaaacttctcgaaagtttcggatttatgtttcatgaaatagatatacccatatctactcagatcatctgtgaaggttagaacataacgataaccaccgcgcgaggctacactcattggtccgcacacatcggtatgtatgatttccaataagtctgtagctcgctccataatatcagagaatggagtcttagtcattttttccattagacatgcttcgcacctatcaagtgactcaaagtcaagtgattcaagtaatccatcagtatggagtttcttcatgcgtttcactccaatatgaccaagacgacaatgccacatataagtagaattatcattcaatttaattcgtttggCATCAacgttatgaatatgtgtatcactactattgagatctaatagaaataaaccattcttttcaggtgctcgaccataaaagatattattcataaaaatagaacaaccattattctcaaacttgaatgaataaccgtcttgcattaaacaagatccagatataatgttcatgctcaacgcgggtacaatataacaattattaaggtttaaaactaatcccgaaggtagatgtagaggaagtgtgccgatagcgatcacattgaccttggatccatttccaacgcgcatcgtcacttcatccttcaatagtcttcgtttattctttagttcctgtttcgggttacaaatatgagcaaccgaaccagtatcaaatacccaggtactagtacgagaaccagtaagataaacatctataacatgtatatcagatataccttctttcttcttcttgacaaggccgctcttcagatccgccaaatacttggagcaattacgcttccagtgtcccttctcattgcagtaatagcactcagcatcaggcttagggccagtcttaggtttcacaggaggcgtggcagctttcttgccacccttcttgaatttgcctttagacttgccctgtttcttgaaactagtagtcttgttgaccatcaacacttggtgatgTTTCTTTATCTcaacctcagcagatttcagcatggcgaagagttcaggtaactctttgttcatgttctgcatattgtagttcatcacaaagttcttgtaactaggtggcagtgattgaaggacacgattaatccccagtctgttaggaatcactattcccagatcactgagtttcttcgcatgcccggtcatggcgagtatgtgctcactaacggagctgccttcttccatcatgcaattgaagaagtgtttcgatgcttcatagcattccacggccgcatgagtttcaaagatagctttcagctcattgaccaactcatgaggatcgtggtgctcaaaacgtttttgaagatcggcttccagactgcataggatggcacactgaacttgagagtaacgagttttccgagtcgcgtaaacattctttacttcatcggtttcagtttctgcaggagggtcacctagcggtgcattaagcacatattgcagatttccgccagcgaggaaaatcctcacatgacggaaccagtcggtgaagttgctaccgttgctcttaagcttttctttctctaggaactggttaaaatgattgaggacgccatatctacaacatatatttgctatagtttagactaatgtttatgataaattgagttcaaattttaattcaacaaaattaaaaactaggtgaactcccactcaaaacaatatccctcgcattgtcttagtgatcacacgaaccaaatccactacaccaagcccgatcatcacgagacgagatgtaacttcaatggcggacactcaaagtgttcatcatatcaatcatatgattcatgtcgtggtatcgtcacggcatatgccatagggtggctaatcgaggtgGTTCCTAGTggactcacggcggtatccggatgcgggtatgggcacgagcgacacggcgacgtacccaggttcgaggccctcctatggaggtaacacctctactcctgctatgcgaGTATATGATGacatcacagtacaatggtgctcctagagctgtatccggctgcccctgggaggctaaggtagacgaaggtctctctctcacagggcagcgctaagactagaatgaatgagaagtgatcgatcgtcccccgcacgaggggggtcgcccagcttatataggcgctggcattTTACATAAAGATCCCTAGAGTCTaggggccggcttggccggctccggcttccgctccttcccgaggcggtgacgtcacggagccgttgaggcgtagtGGCCCGTCCCATCCGTCCgccagtcagcggtatggagaggaagtgtccctgtcgccatcatgccctgtagccggtacggaccgacgtacgccatgatggcctgtccgccgcgtggcactgttgctccacagtgccccgcgctttacgggagatgaggtcagcgtggacctttgaacccggaccacctacccagcTCCTTCTTGTGCAAGACtcaccagcctcgagtcggtctagggtgtaaaccccagtcggatatggcttgtagaagccggcctagCCACAGCGTTGAAGGCCGCAGCCAgaccgactaggacttagagccagccggctcctgggtcagccggccacggctccagccggctgctcctcagccggcctttgccgcgagccggccgaccttaagccggctgctccacgtccattgccctacccggggtcttccccccgacactagcccccgaagctggcaaggtcctgcgttaagagggacctaggcaggtttcccTGGCTTTAGATCTCTCTAATATGTTTCAGCGGCACCtgaaggggccgactgagaattttcattcagccggctgcgcccttaaCCGGCTTGCTTTGTCCGGCTGCCTCCAGCCGAACGCAAATTTTGCTTCTGCAGCTTTCGCTCTTTCGTAAGTGTTGAcggtgtctccgccttgctgagagagtttggggccggatggactttaatgtccggctccggcttgggtgCGCCggtgtctccgccgcctcgggccctgcgcccgacttgaccggtctgacggccGCCTCCTGTTGCCGTTACGTATAGTCACATCGATgtttcctccggatccggtgcggtcgtggagGAAGTGGCGCGTCCGTTTCCAGTAACCGCTGCCGTCGTGGGGGGTAGTTAAGGCCGCAGTAAATCCCAatcgtggcccacgatcgccacgtggccgcgcaactggcgcgtcaggcggctataaatgcccccggAGCGGTAACGAggcatccttcttcttcctcgcgctcccaCTCCGTTCTTTCTCTCGTTCAAGCTTTTCATCGTTCCGGCGCGGCTACTCCACCGCttccctggcgaactccggcgggcagccgccgccgccaatccggcgccacggggccgcgcgtgtcGACGGTACGCTCGTCACCACCGCActctcctccggcgaggagcggttcttcttcgcccttccgtctttcctggtcctcttcttcttcctcctcatcgatgGCCCAGCCGAGCGGCTCTTGGAGGGGATCTTACATgcgcgaggacgacatcgagcggcttgTGCGTCTCCGCCGGATTCCGGCGGGGGtgatcacgagggcgcccggcgtcGAGATGGAGCCCAGGCCGGAACCCGGCGAACATGTGGTCTTCGGAGCGCACCTCGAccgtgggttgggcctgccggcttcaaacttcttccgccggttcctcgacttcttcggcctgcagcctcaccacctgccggccaacgccttcatcctcctcagctgctacgtggctttcatggaaggctacgccggcttgtggccggatgtggagttctggagccggctcttctacatcaaggcgcagacgactgaAGGTCAtctgaggacctgcggcgccgcctccatatATCCTCGCACGGGTACGTCTTTTCCGAGGATCCCGACTGTGGATTctgtgaagaattggcagatgtcgttcttctatgtgcggAACGACAACCCagccttcgaccggctcaacctgccggaatacaacccggctccgccagtcggctggctcaactggggccacaaccccaggacgacggacccggacgcggaggtgaatcTTCTGTGGGACTTCTTGGGAGAGTGCGTCACGGGGGGCCGGCTgactgccgaggacctcctctgcacttataccgagcgccgggtgctgccgctccagaggcgtgtccacaagatcgggcacatgtccggcaggcttgatccgacccggacgtcgaaggtggagctcaccaaggcccaggttgcccgccgggtgaacaacatcaccaaggccaacatgccggagaaCTGGGATTGGGGGCTGCCGCCTTACGACCGGGCATCGCCGCCTGAATTGGTAAGTTTGGTGttttggccgacttccggcttgcggctgcgtggccgacttgttacttattttgtttttctttcagctcttcgaccgccaaggtgttgaggacggcgacctggcacagaagatctggacgccggatcacgttgatccggctgaccaagccggcgaccaagccggtGATGACGATCTGCCGGTGGTGCCGGACCAAGGCGGCCCGGGGGAGCACAACCCGCCGCCTTCACCGGAGCACGAGCCGGAGCAGGAGGAGCCGGCAGAGTCCGGTACGGGGCCTATCCCTGCGGTGCCCCTGCGCTCGAGGCCGCCTGGCGCCTCGGCAACTTCTGCGCCCAGGGGGAGGAAACGAGCCGGCGGCGGGTCCACGGCCAAGCTGGAGGCTAGGGCCAAGAAGTAGCGCCGGGTGGAGCCCAAGAAGGTTCCAGAGGCAGTCGGGTGAGTCTTTTTTCTTCatcgtttgattccttttctttcctctctCTCTATATTTATCTTTTCTTGTTTGTTCGACTAGGGCTGCCATCAAGttcacccagggcggcggctctcggCCGCCTCCCCGTGCTGAGCCAACGCTCTCGCGGCAGAGGAGGGAGTCGACCCCGCAGTCTTCGATGCGCGCGCCGCCTGTTATGATCGTGCCGCCTGCGGGCACATCTTCAGCTGCACCTCCTTCTGCGGCGCCTGGCCGCGACGCCCAGGGTGAGCCGGTCCACCGGCCCACTTTGGATGAAATGTTTCCGCGCCGCACTCCGCTGTTGGGGCCTGCGGCCGGGGCCGGCAGGGGTGCGCCGCCAGCGACCGGAgctggagccggcggggctgcgccgcctgataCAGGAGCTGGGGCcagcggggctgcgccgcctgaagctggagccggcggggctgcgccgccgGAGGGAACGCGCCCGACGCCGGAGAAGGCAGCCCCCACCGGTCCGACTGCTTCGACCATGCCGCCTCCGACTTCGGAGCCGTCGAgggaggagccggcaagggaggagccagcgcgcccgaaggacgccgactcccgggcgTTGGTGAGGAGGAACGGCCCGTCGGACCCGTCTGAGGGCCTCcatgtggccaagggggcccggctgctgcacgtgccgtccgcctccgactctagccttggctcggctggcaccatggagaaaGCGTGGCACCAGGCGGATTCCTGCGAGGTGatcagccgggaggggcagcctggcgcggcgcccatgaagatgctctTCTCCGGCTACCAGGCCAGCCTTAAGGCCAAGGCCGCCGAGACCATTGCCCAGCTggcaacgctggaggatgctgacaaggtaggtgtcttcttATTTTCTGCAAGTTTATTGTTATcccggtagccctccgaggcatgggccagctgcttggagccggtccgggtttcgtctaacATCTGATCGTTTCTTTCAGGTGGTTgcggagcgacgcaccgtcttgtacaaccgGGTCGTGACCAGCTATCACAAGGCCAAAATTGAGcgggccggcttggctcgcgagctggaggctgccaAGGGTAAGGTTTTTCTTCCTTTTGACTTAGCTTCCTTTTCTTTGATTTCACTCGGCTGATGACTTTTCTTGTCGATTTGCAGCTGAGGCTGCCCGGGTCCCACAGCTGGAGTCGGACCTTCGGGCCGCCCGCGCccaatgcgccgagagcgaggaggcgggccaggCTGCTGCtgccaagctgaaggtggctgatggggagctggcgcggctgcgccgtcttgaggataaccacctcaaggagctggccgccctcaagaaggatggggaggagaagctggagggtctgagcaagcggctggaggaggtggaacgacagcggcttgcgcttcgccATGAGGTGACCTCCAAGTCcgaggagctgtcggccaccgccaagcggtgggtggatgagattagcgcgctcgaccgcggcttggcgggtgagtcttaTTTCTTTttccttcccctttgccggctttcggccgtcggctgccggcttaggttggcagccggcggcagaaactgatttctttcgatatctccatcttcaggctgggggcagtcggttcatgccggctgccgccagtcttttctTTTACTGactttcgatatctccatcttcaggctgggggcagtcggttcatgccggctgccgccagtcttttaaACTTCGACAATcttcatcttcaggctgggggcagtcggttcttgccgactGCCGCCAGCCTTATTTTGAAAATTTGCGTTTTTCTGCCTTTTTCCGGCTTCTCGGGTTTCTGAtgtgtttcttctttgcagcggccttccctgaggcgcaggaggcggcacTAGCGGCCGTTGGCAAGGCGCGGGAGGAGcgccggcaggccactggggagcagagctctGCCTTCTTCACCATGGATgactatctggcgtccatggccgcccaCGTGGAGCCAATCactaagcttggctgggagcttcggaaggcggcggaggagctgatccgGCTGCTATGGCCGACAGAAACGCTGCCGCAGGATCTCGCCAACCTCATCAAGTGGCTGGAGACGGCgcctgaccgcttcctcgactggaaggagtcggctgcGCGTGCCGGAGCTGATATGGCCCTCTCCTTCGTGCTCTCTTGGTATGATGAAGTCAACCTTGATCAGTTGGAGTGCCGGCGGGCTGACGTGGAGGAAGGCCTTTCGGCGGAGaacaagaccgcccggcttgcccgcgcctgcgccatcgccgactttgtCGACAAGCGCATCTTCATCGAGGATCCGAACCCGCcttctgacgacgaggaggaggaggaggtggaggacgatgCGGACGCGCCTGAGGCGGACCCGGCAGCCGGCAACGCTGACgctccctgatgacccacaagtatagggggtgtatcgtagtatcttcgataagtaagaatgtcgatcccaacgaggagcagaaggtgttgacaagcagtttcgatgaaggattcactgtaaatgctcacagacaagtattcagggggttttgatgtaacagttgaataaagtatgagtatgtaaagtgcgagagtaacaattgcagcgagtggcccaatcctttttagcacaaaggacaagccggtttgtttacttatgatgaccaaacgttctcgaggacacacgggattttagtctagtgctttcgctacatacggctaaataatcttcattgttatgataagtgttgtgtgggtgaacctatgctaatgtaccgcccttcctaggactaatacatacttgtgattataccccttgcaagcatccgcaactacaagaaagtaattaagaataaatctaaccacagccttaaactctgagatcctgcgatccctcctgcatcgatataccagcgggggtttaggtttctgtcactccggcaaccccgcaattggcaaacgaatacaagatgcattcccctaggcccataaatggtgaagtgtcatgtagtcgacgttcacatgacaccactagaagaataacaccacaacttaaatatcacaccattgaatattactcaaccatagttcactactaacatttagacttcacccatgtcctcaagaactaaacgaactactcacaagacatcatacggaacatgatcagaggtgatatgatgatgaataacaatctgaacataaacttggttcaatggtttcactcaatagcatcaacaacaagtagagatcgataccgggagagtttcccctatcaaacaatcaagatcaaacccaaattgctacggcggtgacggtgtccagcggtggtgacggcggtgatgatggtggagatgatgatgatggtgatggcgatgatgtccagctcgatgacggtgacgatggcgtcgatttccccctcccggagggaatttccccggcggattcctgcccgccggagagctcttttctctctggtgttctccgccccgcagaggcggctgtaactctttgcgaggtaccctctgtggcttaggttttcgggacgaaggatttcgcgaagaaaaggaggcgaaaggggtcgtgggccccccagaccacatggcggcgcggccagggcatgggccgcgccgccctagggtgtgggcccaccctggctcctcctggcccctccttctggcttcctccgtcatcttgataaataggatttttggtataatttcctcccacagttgatcttccgaaatattgcgttctgacggtgctttttccagcagaatcctggctccggtgcttgatcctccaataatgatgaaacatgcaaaatagatgaaataacataagtattgtgtcccaatatgaaatatatcaatgaataacagcaaattatgatataaaatagtgatgcaaattggacgtatcactccccCGGCTGGTCCTGATCCAGCCGGTGCTTGAATGTATCTGTTTAGACATGTTGCTTTTGACAAGACagattcgttaaatccccgggatgccgggtgcatatgtaagacaatgttattatcctTCCATTAtggcacactttaatgtgtttgttaatcatttgtgtgccggcttgctttctttcaacttgttcgctttttcccatccgccccactctttggctttgcccttgccgatcgtacgcccgacttgcggtccgtcgccggatcaagagcaggccgctgggtgaggccgacagtatttcagtcgaaggaGTCGAATTCGGCAGTCCGACACTTATGAAAAGTTGTGCAAGAatcaattcgctttcactctttcccttagccgtctttcgcgtgccggctccctaggcacttactcccgccagccggacagccgggttgcggtctgtagctggtcggaagccagctgtcggaaaccggatcacgttactgagccggccgcgtgagagggtgttagccaattggcgaaaacaagtacgcgaaaaacttgtcgaaatcggcgctcttagcgcttgctttttcatagcttacaaaggggagtacaagggatacatacattcctgctctcaagtgtaaaatggtcgaagcaacttgacattccagggacgtttagtctcctcgtcagttttgttcgccttgtttttcttagcctcttgggcatctatgagatagtaggaatcattgcctactgccttgctcacgatgaagggaccctcccatggggatgacagtttatgctgtccggctgtccgttggatcagccggagcactaggtctccttctcggaatgctaaggactggaccttccggctgtgatagcgacggaggctttgctggtatatggtggacctggattcggccatcagccggacctcttcaaccaggtcgagtccatcttcacgagcttctttggcttcagcttctgtgtatagCTTGATCCTTGGTGCGTCATGCTCGATGTCAgttggcaggacggcttcggccccgtatacgaggaagaagggtGTGAGGCCGACTGAGCAGTTtggcgttgtgcgcaggctccacagcacgctgggcagctcttcaatccagcagccggctgagcgctcaagcggctctaccagccggggccggatgccggctaggatcaggCCGTTTGCCTTTTCCACTTGGCCGTTCgactccgggtgcgccacggACGATAGGTCCATTCGGATCCCCATCTCCCCGCAATAGCGTTTGAAAATGCCTtcggcgaagttgctgccgttgtcggtgatgatgctatgggggtagccgtatctcacgattatctccttgaggaatgtgacggctgtggagccgtccagcttcttgattggcttggcctcgatccacttagtgaatttatcaatcatcaccaagagatgtgtcatgccgcctcgggctgtcttgaatgggcc encodes:
- the LOC127299883 gene encoding uncharacterized protein isoform X2, which codes for MASSHILFFLFIHCGKAAFQFRDLGRASRTGIFSIMCRFQINVGIVTGWLQFRYNYTYGDIDDSIESITHLPMLQVAADADAGVHDDDHQCLCPWPRCRFQVDPWLGASSFLNAFSTVSPSLHYLIKRGYDETFIDCNTIPICRVHQDQLSSLEHYWIAFPLVSVLISMCMKQNFRCQSSCASTKLGDNHMIERHTCT
- the LOC127299883 gene encoding uncharacterized protein isoform X1; amino-acid sequence: MASSHILFFLFIHCGKAAFQFRDLGRASRTGIFSIMCRFQMYVHSRNVGIVTGWLQFRYNYTYGDIDDSIESITHLPMLQVAADADAGVHDDDHQCLCPWPRCRFQVDPWLGASSFLNAFSTVSPSLHYLIKRGYDETFIDCNTIPICRVHQDQLSSLEHYWIAFPLVSVLISMCMKQNFRCQSSCASTKLGDNHMIERHTCT